Proteins found in one Tepidimicrobium xylanilyticum genomic segment:
- a CDS encoding sensor histidine kinase encodes MIKKLQIKFVIINMSIVTIMLCVILGLVYHFTKANLEAESINMMQNIARQPFRLEIPNELGEDVRLPYFIIQIGHRGELLATGGGYYDLSDKEFLDDLINVVIRSPKTFAVIEEYNLRYYRLDTPLSYFLVFSDISSERATLNNMMRSCLIIGGLSFFMFLGISVLLSKWAVKPVDLAWKQQRQFVADASHELKTPLTVIITNAELAQSPEYDEDSKQQFLNSILTMSGQMRSLIEKMLELARADNMDLKESFDIVDFSKLVSNTLLPFEPVFFERGLTLTSQVDKDIKVKGEASQLCQVLDVLLDNAQKYSKEAGITWVTLRKHGKRRCLLAVANEGESISPEEAQNIFKRFYRGDKARSRTGSFGLGLPIAESIVTGHRGKIWLESSNGINCFYVELPCA; translated from the coding sequence ATGATTAAGAAGCTGCAAATTAAGTTTGTCATTATCAATATGAGTATTGTAACTATCATGCTCTGTGTTATTTTAGGTTTAGTATATCATTTTACAAAAGCTAACCTTGAGGCTGAGAGTATTAATATGATGCAGAACATTGCTAGACAGCCTTTTCGTTTGGAAATTCCCAATGAGCTTGGGGAAGATGTGCGGTTACCATATTTTATAATTCAAATTGGGCATCGTGGTGAACTGTTAGCAACTGGAGGGGGATATTATGACCTATCTGATAAGGAGTTTTTGGATGACCTTATAAATGTAGTTATTAGATCTCCTAAAACATTTGCTGTAATAGAAGAATATAACTTGCGATATTATCGTCTTGATACTCCCCTTAGCTATTTCCTTGTATTTTCAGATATTTCCAGTGAACGTGCAACACTTAATAATATGATGAGATCCTGTCTTATCATTGGTGGACTTAGCTTTTTCATGTTTTTAGGTATAAGTGTTTTGCTGTCTAAATGGGCTGTAAAACCAGTGGATTTGGCATGGAAGCAGCAACGTCAGTTTGTAGCAGATGCTTCTCATGAATTGAAAACGCCATTGACTGTTATTATAACGAATGCAGAGCTTGCACAGAGCCCTGAATATGATGAAGATAGTAAGCAACAGTTTTTAAACAGTATATTAACCATGTCTGGACAAATGCGAAGTTTAATTGAAAAAATGTTGGAGCTTGCAAGAGCAGATAACATGGATTTAAAAGAGAGTTTTGATATTGTGGATTTTAGTAAGTTAGTTTCAAATACACTCCTTCCATTTGAACCAGTATTTTTCGAGAGAGGATTAACCTTAACATCTCAGGTTGATAAAGACATTAAAGTTAAAGGTGAAGCGTCTCAGCTTTGTCAGGTATTAGATGTTTTGCTGGATAATGCCCAAAAATATTCCAAAGAAGCAGGTATTACTTGGGTGACATTAAGAAAACATGGTAAAAGGCGTTGTTTATTAGCAGTGGCAAATGAAGGAGAGAGTATTTCTCCAGAGGAGGCTCAAAACATATTCAAACGATTTTATCGCGGGGATAAAGCTCGAAGTAGAACAGGTAGTTTTGGATTAGGGCTACCTATTGCAGAGAGCATAGTGACTGGACATCGAGGAAAGATTTGGTTGGAGAGCAGCAATGGTATCAACTGTTTTTATGTAGAATTACCGTGTGCATAA
- a CDS encoding response regulator transcription factor has protein sequence MRILIVEDEKLLADSIKSLLTKKGFEVDVAYDGETGKEYAELGIYDLLILDIMMPRMDGYEVTRKIRAKRIGTPILMLTAKSELEDRITGLNSGADYYLTKPFDTRELLACINALLRRQGAQVYEIKFGNTTLDLSSAMLICGENSVRLSCKEFDIMRFLFQAEGKILSKEMILTKVWGYDTDAVENHVEVYIGFLRKKLANIGSNVRIETVRRLGYYLEVSKND, from the coding sequence TTGCGTATACTGATTGTTGAAGATGAAAAATTACTGGCTGATTCTATTAAGTCTCTGTTGACGAAAAAGGGTTTTGAGGTTGATGTTGCTTATGATGGAGAAACTGGAAAAGAGTATGCAGAATTAGGAATCTATGATCTGTTGATTCTAGATATTATGATGCCTAGAATGGATGGGTATGAAGTGACTAGAAAAATCCGTGCAAAGCGCATTGGAACTCCCATACTGATGTTGACCGCAAAATCAGAATTGGAAGACCGCATCACTGGATTGAACTCTGGTGCTGATTATTATCTAACCAAGCCTTTTGACACAAGAGAATTATTAGCTTGTATTAATGCGTTATTACGCAGGCAAGGCGCTCAAGTTTATGAGATTAAATTTGGAAATACGACTTTGGATCTTTCATCTGCTATGCTAATTTGTGGAGAGAACAGTGTTCGCCTTTCTTGCAAGGAGTTCGATATAATGCGTTTCCTCTTTCAAGCTGAAGGGAAAATTCTTTCAAAAGAGATGATACTTACTAAAGTATGGGGATATGACACTGATGCGGTGGAAAACCATGTAGAAGTATATATTGGGTTTTTACGAAAAAAACTAGCTAATATTGGATCCAATGTTCGAATCGAGACAGTACGTAGGTTAGGATATTATTTGGAGGTAAGCAAGAATGATTAA
- a CDS encoding putative ABC transporter permease: MVVDLFLYFTVYSFMGWIMETAFASITQKKFINRGFLIGPFTPIYGFGAIMIIQSSTWIGNMFGNYYISLLMCIVISTLLVTALEFITGYALEKVFNAKWWDYSNNMMNLKGYICLSYSLLWGLLAFLLIQVVHPLITQFIYLIPVSAKRYITALLAVYFLVDTYKSVISTLNLRKAIINHANLSESKYKDIIIKYKRIFLAFPRLLISIESVLSREVRSILNGGINRIKVKIRTDFKFEEEYKDCINDLISHEITRSMKNYKHHGDVNCLEHSLYVSYISYKICKKLGMDYRSAARGGLLHDFYLYDWHIEKPYKGLHGFVHPDIALQNADKFFSLNSIEKDIIKKHMWPLTVKPPRYKESFVVLMIDKYCAFMEIIKFGRRKKVKRLKEIFDI, from the coding sequence ATGGTAGTAGATTTATTTTTATATTTCACAGTATATTCATTTATGGGATGGATTATGGAAACAGCTTTTGCTAGTATAACTCAAAAGAAATTCATTAATAGGGGATTTTTAATTGGTCCATTTACACCAATCTATGGTTTTGGTGCAATTATGATTATTCAATCTTCAACATGGATTGGGAATATGTTCGGTAATTATTACATATCATTGTTGATGTGCATAGTTATTTCTACTTTATTGGTTACTGCTTTGGAATTTATCACAGGTTATGCATTAGAAAAAGTATTTAATGCCAAATGGTGGGATTATAGTAATAATATGATGAATCTTAAGGGTTATATTTGCTTGAGTTATTCTCTACTATGGGGCTTATTAGCTTTTTTGTTGATACAAGTAGTTCATCCCTTAATTACACAATTTATTTATTTAATACCTGTGTCAGCTAAAAGATATATTACAGCTTTATTGGCTGTGTATTTCCTTGTTGATACCTATAAGTCAGTAATTAGCACGTTAAATTTAAGAAAAGCAATTATAAATCACGCAAATTTATCTGAGAGTAAATATAAAGATATAATAATAAAATACAAAAGAATTTTTCTTGCATTTCCTCGTCTTTTAATCTCGATTGAAAGTGTTTTAAGTCGAGAGGTGAGGAGCATTTTAAACGGTGGAATTAATAGAATCAAAGTTAAGATAAGAACAGATTTTAAATTTGAGGAAGAATACAAAGATTGTATAAATGATTTGATTAGTCATGAGATTACAAGGTCGATGAAGAACTACAAACACCATGGAGATGTAAACTGTCTTGAACATAGCCTTTATGTGTCTTATATAAGCTATAAAATATGTAAGAAATTAGGCATGGACTATCGATCAGCAGCTAGAGGTGGGTTGCTTCATGATTTTTACTTGTATGACTGGCACATTGAGAAACCTTATAAAGGATTGCATGGATTTGTTCACCCGGACATAGCTCTACAAAATGCAGATAAATTTTTCTCCTTGAATAGTATAGAAAAGGACATTATTAAAAAGCATATGTGGCCATTAACTGTAAAGCCACCGAGATATAAAGAAAGTTTTGTTGTGCTTATGATAGATAAATACTGTGCGTTTATGGAGATTATTAAATTTGGCAGAAGAAAAAAAGTTAAAAGATTAAAAGAGATCTTTGATATATAA
- a CDS encoding TetR/AcrR family transcriptional regulator, whose translation MASEMNKQSQPERILLAASECISNRGYANVSMRDIANEAGVVLSQLNYYFNNKEGLFKEVVRMMIDKYLREIEEALKAEESPKERAKSLIKYFRKMLQYNPKFFKLLYDFSGLALWSPTFSHLLSDLYKDLSDMIEKYILNNSKLEKLKGYSSKSLSRLIIGSMFGTGIQALLDNDDELTEALDAMQILFE comes from the coding sequence ATGGCTTCTGAAATGAATAAACAAAGCCAACCTGAAAGAATACTGTTAGCTGCTTCTGAATGTATATCGAATAGAGGATATGCGAATGTTTCAATGAGAGATATTGCTAACGAAGCAGGTGTTGTATTAAGTCAGCTAAATTATTATTTCAATAATAAAGAAGGGCTGTTTAAAGAAGTAGTGAGAATGATGATCGATAAATATTTACGTGAGATAGAAGAAGCCTTAAAGGCAGAGGAATCACCAAAGGAAAGAGCAAAATCATTGATTAAGTATTTTAGAAAAATGTTGCAATACAATCCCAAATTTTTTAAGCTGTTATATGATTTTTCAGGTTTAGCCCTTTGGTCACCTACTTTTAGCCATTTGCTAAGCGATTTATATAAGGATTTGTCAGATATGATAGAAAAATATATTCTTAACAATTCTAAATTGGAAAAACTAAAAGGGTATTCATCAAAATCCTTGTCAAGACTAATAATAGGTTCAATGTTTGGTACTGGAATCCAAGCTTTACTTGACAATGATGATGAATTGACAGAAGCGTTAGATGCCATGCAAATATTATTTGAATAA
- a CDS encoding DUF2179 domain-containing protein produces the protein MFYADGGFLKDKKFVLNTIVDKREYMKIKTYVSQIAPYAFITVEVVGEGFSYLKKENHQNK, from the coding sequence ATTTTTTATGCTGATGGTGGATTTTTAAAAGATAAAAAGTTTGTTTTAAATACGATAGTAGATAAAAGAGAATATATGAAAATAAAAACCTATGTAAGTCAAATTGCCCCTTATGCATTCATAACAGTAGAGGTTGTGGGGGAGGGTTTTAGTTATTTGAAAAAAGAGAATCATCAAAACAAATAA